The sequence below is a genomic window from Sphingobacterium sp. ML3W.
CTATTTTATTTTCAGTGCTATTTTTGATTATTATAAAATTAATAATTTGTATATTACCTCTAGATAGGGCTCTCAATGGGAGAGGATTGGAATAGAAGTTGTGCTGCATTCATGAAAGCAGTATAAAGCAATAAAACACGAATAATTTTACATTTATAGCAATGGAATTCTATTGTGAATCTAAGCAAATTTATCTAAGTTTATACGCTCGATAGAGCATAATCTTATTATTTATGATTTTAATAGTTGATAGCGGTTCATCCAAATCAGATTGGAAATTGGAACTTCCGGATAGCCCTCCTTTGTCTTTTTCTACAAATGGACTTAATCCGTTTTTCGTAAACGATAAAGAGATAACAAGGGTAATTAAAGAGATTCCGGAGATTATTCCATATGCTGATGAAATAACAGAGCTCTATTTCTATGGTGCGGGATGTATTTCTCCAGATCGTAGAGAAATGGTATCGAATGCATTGACTCCTCTGTTTGAGAATGCATTTATTTCCGTTGAAAATGATCTTGTGGGTAGTGCCTTGGCTACTTGTGGTAGAAACAAAGGGTATATTGCTACGCTAGGTACTGGATCTGATATTAGTTTTTTTGATGGCAATGAGGTACAGCCTTCCAATCATGGCAATGGTTATGTGCTAGGGGATGAGGGGTCTGGGGCCTGGTTTGGAAAAAAACTGATTACATTATTTTTATATGGTAGATTGCCTAAGGATTTAGCAGAGAATTTTGCTGAAAATTATCGGATCTCTAAAGAAATTGTAATCAAGAATGTGTACCAAAAGGAACGTCCTAATGCTTATTTAGCATCATTTGCCCCTTTTTTATCGGCCAATATTACACACCCGTTTATTGATGAGCTTGTGCGTTCGGGTTTTGAAGAGTATGTGCAGACTTGTATTTTAACTTATCAAGATTATCAGGATTATGAATGTCACTTTGTTGGATCTATCGCTTACTATCTCGATTTGATTTTACGCGATGTTTGTAATGGGTACCATATTCAAATTGGCAAAATACTGAAGTCGCCGATCAACGAATTGTTTGATTTTGTGATAGAGAGAGAGAAAAGTCCACTTGTAAATATTTAATAATAATATGATGATTTTATCAACAATAATCGCTTGTTTTTCCATAATTTTTGGAAACCCGAGCATCTATGACTACAGCTTTAAAACTTTAGAGGGTAAAGATGTTAAGATGTCTGATTTTAAAGGAAAGAAAATTTTAATTGTGAACACTGCTTCTAAGTGTGGTTTCACTAAGCAGTATAAAGATCTGCAAGAGTTATATTCGCTCTATGGTAAAGATTTAGTAATCATTGGATTCCCTGCCAACAATTTTGGTAATCAAGAACCTGGTACAAATGGAGATATACAGGAGTTTTGTGAACAGAATTATGGTGTTGAGTTTTTAATGGCAGAAAAGGTTGAGGTGAAGGGCGACCAAATAGATCCTTTATTTAAATATTTGATTGCTCAGAAAAATCCTGATTTTGAAGGGGAAATCAAATGGAACTTTGAAAAGTTTCTAATTGATGAGAATGGCAAGCTAATCCATCGTTATCGTTCGGCCGTCAATCCAATGGCAGATGAGATCGTCAATTGGGTAAAGAAATAAGAATTGAAAACCAGCAGGAATATCTTGTTGGTTTTTTTTATCATTACAATAAAAAAGAAAAGTCCACCTTGGGAGGGTGGACTTTAACTAACCAATTATAAACCTAAATTATGAAAAGTATTTTGTAGCTATTTCTAGCTGTTATTATCGTTGTTGTTATAAGTTATACAAAGGTAATGCCAAAAACCGATTTATACATTAAGATAATGTTAATTATTTGTTAAATTATAGTAACAACTCCTGCATCTTGCCTCATATGCATCTTTTTCGCCAAGAAGGACTGTTTTTGTGTCCGAAGACGTTCTAAATGAGTAGTTTGCAGGGGCTCCACATTGCATGCAAACGGCATGTACTTTTGTAACGTGCTCTGCAATAGCCATAATATTCGGTATAGGACCAAAAGGTTGTGCCATAAAATCCATATCAAGTCCTGCAACTATGACACGAATTCCTTTGTTTGCCAATTTGACACAAACTTCTGTCAGACCTTCATCAAAAAACTGCGCTTCATCAATGCCGA
It includes:
- a CDS encoding N-acetylglucosamine kinase: MILIVDSGSSKSDWKLELPDSPPLSFSTNGLNPFFVNDKEITRVIKEIPEIIPYADEITELYFYGAGCISPDRREMVSNALTPLFENAFISVENDLVGSALATCGRNKGYIATLGTGSDISFFDGNEVQPSNHGNGYVLGDEGSGAWFGKKLITLFLYGRLPKDLAENFAENYRISKEIVIKNVYQKERPNAYLASFAPFLSANITHPFIDELVRSGFEEYVQTCILTYQDYQDYECHFVGSIAYYLDLILRDVCNGYHIQIGKILKSPINELFDFVIEREKSPLVNI
- a CDS encoding glutathione peroxidase produces the protein MILSTIIACFSIIFGNPSIYDYSFKTLEGKDVKMSDFKGKKILIVNTASKCGFTKQYKDLQELYSLYGKDLVIIGFPANNFGNQEPGTNGDIQEFCEQNYGVEFLMAEKVEVKGDQIDPLFKYLIAQKNPDFEGEIKWNFEKFLIDENGKLIHRYRSAVNPMADEIVNWVKK
- a CDS encoding thymidine kinase — protein: MLFSEHNFTQRGPLYGSIEVICGSMFSGKTEELIRRLKRAQYARLHVEIFKPAVDKRYDDHLVVSHDSNSIPSTPVDHSSSILLLSQDTQVVGIDEAQFFDEGLTEVCVKLANKGIRVIVAGLDMDFMAQPFGPIPNIMAIAEHVTKVHAVCMQCGAPANYSFRTSSDTKTVLLGEKDAYEARCRSCYYNLTNN